The stretch of DNA CTGTCTGAACCCCATCATTTATGCATTTGTAGGGGAGAAGTTTAGGAAGTCACTGAACAAAGCGCTGGCTAGATACTTCTGCTGCAGTTCGCAGAGCCGAGGGCCTCTCAGCCACAGAGACACCACAGACAAGGAAACTTCAAACACACCTGTACGATCAGATTACTAAACATGAAGAAGAAGCACCCCACTTATTAACTTTTACTATTTTTTCTTCACTGACATTCTGAGACCGCAAAgataacagtgtgtgtgaggtgtaATTCAGGTGGGCGGTGGCTCTAAGAACTGTAAAATCATACTTGGGTTATTTCCATTAAGAAAGGATAGCTTGGTTTTGAAAGTGTATAGAatttttctgaaacatttcttaTAATGATGTAATACAAAGTATATATGTTTTTGTATagtacataataataataataaaacttgCTCTTTCTACTCAATATCAATGAGTGAGTCATTTTTCATTGATGAGTTGAGTCATTAATCTGGGTGTTGTGTgcctggttgtgtgtgtgtatgaacatTTCAGTCTGACTGTCCTTCTTGGTAATAATTTAACAAGAAGCGTCCGGAGCAGAGTCAACATGTCATATAGCAATTAAACACTGACTCATGTGCCATCACTGTTTATTCATCTGGGACAACAATTCTGCTTCAGAATCAAAATGATGCCAAAAAATGTTAGAATCTGCAAAATACAACAGTCATATCTCAGCGTGCCCTTTAGACATTAGTCAAAAGCAGTCCCTACACACAGaaagtcattttctttccttacaCTGCACTGTTCTGACAGAACTTTCAGTCTAGGTTGTGTCAGCAGTATCAAGCCTCCAGCTTTCTCTGCAGGTGGAAATTCAGCTTGCATACTTTATACATAAGTTGCACGAGTGGACCTGCGGTTGTACCCACAGACACTGTGGGCCTTTTGTACAAACGCCTCTTGAATTTTCAGGAAGTAAGAAACCCAATGTAATGCTGTACCGCAATCCCCCAACCCGcccaacagccccccccccccccccccccagatcaGTTTGGTTTGAGAGTGGAAAAGTTTAAAAGGTTTGCACAGCTGTCATATATTGTTGTACAAGGTGCACAGACCCACACTTTTATTATCTGTACTGACTATAATCAAACCAGATGCAAAACTGAGCGTGCTTTAGATTTGGCCGCCAACCTCATCATCTATTCATCAAGAATCCATCCAAACCAGCGCTATCATCTGGCCAGTGTCGGCAGgtaattcttttattttatatgtggACATATGACATTTTTACAGAATTTCTGTGTACAATTGTATCATTTCTGCTTCTGTGGGAAGTGAGAAATCTGATTGAATGGCAGCCTGCACTATTTCTCTACTACTTTAATTAATACTAATGAAAAGATTGTCCATAATGGTTACATGTGCAATTTTAACAGATGACCTTTACTTTGTCTTGACTCACTCTGGAAAGGAAATCATAATCAGATGATACTCAGTTGTAGTTATAAGGTCAGCGCGCTATTCTCATTAAGAGATCAGAAGGTTTTGAGCGTTTAGATGATATTAGCATTGGCTCAGGTCCATATTGGGGAAAATTCTCAACCCACTGGCACACGTTTACTGCCACAAACAATCATGATATCTTGGTCATCAGTGTTTTATTATCATAACAGCATCTATTTGCAACCCATTTTGAATCTCTTCTCAAAACCACAGTTTAACAGGATAAACTCAGCCCATGACTTCACAGTTTTTGGGTTTTTCCTTTCATTCGTAGGACAATGGAGCACCCAAATATCCTCCATACCTGGGTACTGGGTCAGCTATTTGAAAACTTGGAAATATGCTGAAAATTGAAGAGACAGTCTCGACCAGTCTGAAATTGGACTGAAGACTAATGTCAAATAATGTACATTATTTTTTAGAGGAAATCTGATTCATTGCAAATGATCAGCAGCTAGCTCAACATTTTGGGGAATCTTCCCCGAAACATCCTTCCTTCAGTTCAGCTCTCTTTTGCATTATCTGGCAAACAACCTGCAGGTTTACAGATACGCAATAGTCTCTGTCTTTGGAGACCAACTACGTCAGAAGCCCAGGTACGGGTAAAACCCTTCATGCGTTGCACGACTGCACATGTTGCATTCGTGCTCCATCTGTGTGGTTTTGTAAATGTTggtcaaagaaaaacagcatcagaAATTTGCAGACCACGAAAATGctatgtgcacacaaacactgtcgATGCAACTGCAAAGCATTATGCACAGGTGAACCAGGATCAGTTTGGATAAACAGCGGTTTTGGCATATTTGTTAATCATCATGTTTGAACGACGGGCCATGATGAAGGAAGGACATAGCCTGGCTTATTTTGGGGTTACGCGTGGTGTGGACACTGCTTGGTTCACAGCACTTGGACTTCTATGGACATCCAGTTCCATAGAGGTTTTACGCTTTATAAAGTTTGTGTGAAAAAGGACACTAGCACGCTCAACTACTGCAACGTATCCTGAGCTAAGAAGTTCATCTGAATTAGTCTCATCaatcattttaacaaaaacattaaaaacctTGCAAGAAACTTTGAGTTCTTGAAGCTCTCTCAAAGTTGGAATGAACAGAAACTGGGTGATCTCAACTGTTTTTTGCCCTCAGAAAGTAGGTCATGTTTTTATCTTCTGCAGACGGCTGATCATGGCTGCAAActtctctgctgtcagtggCCCAACAAGCTGGGAGAACACATCAGTAGTTACCGATGTGTCAGGGTAAGAACACACCGGCAGACATGcaatcattttttttcattatgtctGTGTCAACCTCTGccacacacagctttttttttttttttttttttacattttgcacaaTGTACTTCTGAAATAATGAACTGAACTACTTTTTCCATGTCACATTAGTTAACCCTACCTCACTCAGACACAGAAGACAAAGTGTCTCAGCCGCTCGTGCTTAGCGATGCTCTCTTCACAAATCATGAACACtgaaaaatttgtatttttctttcatatgaAGTGTGAGTAAAGTCCTTGGGGCTTCTGAATCATTATTTATTCtctgttgtcttcttttttttctaaccagCTTATCATCTTTCACTGATTACGAGTCCTATGATGACTACCTGGATGGAGCCTATGGAATGTGTAAATATGAACGTCACGGGGCCGTTTTTCTTCCGATCCTATACACCATTTTCTTCCTCCTGGGCCTTCTTGGGAACTCTCTGGTCATCTGGGTGATTGTCAAAGGGGTCCGACTCCGCAGTATGACTGACGTGAGCCTTCTGAACTTGGCCATTGCTGATCTGCTCTTGGTGTGTTGCCTTCCCTTCCTGGCCCATCAGGCCCGGGACCAGTGGATCTTTGGGGACATTATGTGCAAGCTGGTCCTCGGCACGTATCATATCGTGTTATACTGCggcatttttttcatctgtctgaTGAGTATAGACCGCTACTTGGCCATAGTTCACGCCATTTATGCCATACGAGCACGCACACGCTCTTTTGGGCTGATGGCAGCGGCAGTTACATGGATAGCTGGATTTTTGGCTTCTTTCCCTGACGTGATGTTTATCGAACAGCAACAGTCTTCCCGTAATCTCACCTGTTTCTGCCTGCCGGCATATCCTTCAAATGGTAATTCTTCCAGCCTCCACTTCTGGAGTGTCTTCagcctttttaaaatgaacGTTTTGGGTCTCTTAGTCCCCACCGTCATTATGGGCTTCTGCTACTCACAGATTATCTATCGACTCATGCACAGCCAGTCATCCAAGAAACAGGCCATCCAGCTGGTAGTCATAGTGGTAGctgtcttcctctgctgctgggTTCCCTACAACATTGCATCGTTCTTCAAAGCGCTGGAGCTCCAGCACATCTATTTGAGCTGTGAAAGCAGCAAAGCCATCCAATTGGCTTTACAGGTCACAGAGGCCATAGCTtactcccacagctgcctcaACCCCATTCTGTACGTGTTTGTTGGGGAGAAGTTCAGGAAGCACCTGCTGAGGCTGACAAACAGAAATACCTGTGTCATGTGTCAGGTGATCAAAGACTGCATCCCTCAGGACAGAATAACTGGGTCACTCTACACACAAACCTCCACTGTCGAGGAGAGGAGCTACGCTGTGTGAAATGGggatgtggtgtgtgttttcctgtttccacaACGGGTTCGTTACTTTTGAGTGAGAGGATGATTCTGAGCGCAGCTCCTTTTCTGCTAGCATCTTGCTTCTGTCTGAAATCAGTGAAATTCAGACCAGAGTCTACTGAACCTGCAGCAGACACGGTCCCATCAACACTGAATAACATTCTTTCAACAATTTGATCTCATTGTGGTAGAGCAAAGTACAGCGCCTTAACCAAATTCCGTTTCACCCACAAAGTTCAGTTCCCTCCTTCGCATGAAAGTTGCATGAAAAGATGATTTTGAAGTTTGCTATGGATTCAAGTCTTGGAGGAAAACTGAATGTATTACTGCAGCTTTTGGACAAACCAGtaccctttttttctttttcttttttttttggatctgGTGAAAAACAAAGTTGAAAGAAAGTGCATCTCTAAGCTGTTTTGAGAACTGCTGTGGAAAAACAGGGCTGAACGTGAGCAGTTTTGAGAAGTGGATCTTGAACCTTCATTGCTGCTGCCAGTTTGGtgaaacagcttttctttcGTTTTGCTATCAACAGAAGTTTCGCCTTAGATTGCAAAGATAGGTGCGCTGACACCTCTTTTAGAGAACTGGCACTGAATTACTCAGCGGTGGACGGATATCAGAAAATGCACATGCCTATGGATTGTATAGCAGCACGTGAGGCACAGGTCACCTCACCTGGCTTGGACCTGCCTGCGTGTTGTGATGACTCCAACAGACAACATATTAATGTATAATGGaattttactgtaaatatgcTTTTGAATATGTGACATTTTTCGGTAGACTAAAAAGGAAACTGTGCATCTGCACCTGCATGTTCAAtcggacttttttttttttttttttcattccttttaactttgatgaaataaaagatgctCTCACAAATGCGCTACACTAGTTCGCTGATGCCTCTAGCAACAGTATGATAGGTTTCATAgcgtctgctgctgcaggtttgCAGACACAGTGCAGACAGTATGAAGTCAACCCCAACCTAAAGAAAACCACTGTGTAAGAGCACATCATACACCTCAGCCTCGCGGCCTAACCTTTGCAGTCAGTATGCCACCTGAgctctctgcttgtttttgtggcATTCAGTGATGATactatttacattttaagaatATGATGCCGCGAAAGTTAAAGACAATTGAAGCCTGCTGGGTCCATAAATAGCAGATTTGACACGCCTGATAATGTAACATCTCCAACAAACACCTGCATGTTTGAAATCTCAGTGTCTTCATATGCACTTCATGCACTTCATAGTCATAAATGATAACAAGCTACTAAGTCACAGCTCAACCTGTGAaaccctgaaaacacaacaaagataaCATCAAGTGTTGTATTTACATAAGCTTATTTAGAGGGGTGTGTGGTAGTCAGATAGCAATGATGCATAAGACTGTAACCACAACATCCCTTTCTCTGTCCCTGCGTTTTCTGTCTTAAGCTGTACAAGctgcaaataaaacatgttCCTCCTTTCCTggttcaaaaaaaataaaaaataaaaaaaaaacctcagcaaatttcatcattattttcattatggTATCACCAGTGAGTGGTATCATGGTGTCTGTCATGatttgttgtcctttttttccatttttagtTCATTCAGAAGAATATtgtgagcattttttttctggtcttcACAGTTCACATGTGCCAAGACAACACGAGCTGATGTGATATTAATTAGTTCACTGTTAGGGACGACAACAGTATAAAACCCAACCCAAACTGATATGCAGAGGATGAATTTCATTCTGcagttttgatgatgatgttttggATGCTCATTAGGTCATTTGCTACAAAActcacaattttaaaaaaacaatcaacatgATCAACTTCTATTACTGTGACGAAGCAATCAGAACACTCACATTCTGTTTAGAAGAGACTTTCATGGCACTGCTCATGAGTCAGACACTGTACGGTACTACTGAATTAATATAAGTACAATTTGTCCCATCGTCGAACGAAAGTTCAGATACTGTTTGAACACAtttccttcattcatttgtgGGAGAAAATGTGCTTGCACTAACTGTTCATCCATAGCTGATAGGGCCTGGTCTACTCTCCTGCTTGTGCTCTTGCTCTGCTACTCATCTTGGCTGCCACTTGCAGAGCAGCGGAGCAGTGAGACGAATCATGATGCCTTAAACATCGGAACATTTGAGTTGGAGGTGGATTAAACGTTTTGTCATAGACTGTACGCATGGGGCTACACTGCTCAAGCATAACCATTGTGACCATCTGCCGAATACTGTGCAGGTGTTTTAGCTGCAGACACAGCCCTGACCTGGAGAGGCTTGGATTCCACTGGCCCTCCCTGGGTGAGCTCCAGCGTCTGGATCCAAGACATCAGCAGAGAATTATTTAAATTGCCTTCAtgaatcgttttttttttttttaatcatccagCAGATCCCACAGAGGCTTTAATGGAATGAGATCTGGGTCTGTGGAGGCCTCGTCAGACTGAACTGGTGGCTGCTCCTCAAACCTTTCTTGAACCAATGCGTCTGTGCGCTTTGACAGCTTTTCTATAAGAGCATCATCTGTTTCAGCCGACCCACCACTACAATGTTATTCTTTCCTCAGGGGTCACGTTTTGAAGGTTTTGCCACTCCTATGCCCCATGTGATATATTTCTGTAAGCAAATCCACAGGTAGTTAAGTGTCGTGTATATTTTAATGGGAAATCAGTGATAGCAATGGTagttttcaaacttttcagttgtataaataataaagaaaaccTCAGAAACAGTTTGCAGATGTCACTGCAGGCTCAGCATGGGCCAAATCGAATTAATGCTTACTACTCCTGAATCTCACTCATTTTTCTACCATTTAAAGGCGCCTCATTGTGATTAAAAGGTAACAGTGGTCTGAAAAGGGGGACAAAGAATGGATGACGAACTGTGCAGAAGATACATTCAGCACTCAACGATGCTTTTTCCATGCAGGTTTTAGAGCGCTTAGCATCGATCAAGGTGACTTTGACTGATTCAATAAAAATAGTAATGAGAATAATACAGTTTATTTCTAAAGCTCTTTAAACCGGTCTCAAAGATGCTTTACAGGAGGTGTCAATAAAACCGTGGACTACAAAAATAAttgataaaaacacaataacactcAGAGAAGGATAAAAATGATATAGGAAAATATAAAGAAGGAGTGGAGACACTTAACGTATtaaaagggaggagggagaacagaggGAGCAAAGCCAGAGAAAACCCAAAACTCATCCACTAAACACTCCTGTGTCTACAAAGGTTATTCCATAAATCACAAAAAGGATTTCTGGGGAAATAGACTAGGCAACCCCGTCAGGACTAGTAAATACATCATTAGCTCTTTAGTGCCATCTAGTGATCACCTGGTGGGAGGCCTGCACAGGACACGGTGACCCATCTCATTATGATTAGATTACATGAAATCTTAGGCAGTTTCAGATCCTTTGAGTGGTTCATTCGGTTAAATCATGAAACAAGTAGTCAGCCGGGGGCTTTTATGCTCCGCTATGAAAACTATTGATACTTAGAAACTCAAGCCAGGCAAGATATTACTAAGTGTAAGTACTTCTGAATTCTAGGAATTACAGTCACATGATTCCAAAAATAATTCCACAATTAGTCATCATGAGTTGAGATAAAGCCAAGTCTTTAAGGACCAACATGAACTACAGATGTAATAAACGTAACAGAAGAATGCACCGGGCATGCAGCACCTTTACAGTTCACAGGCCTTGCATGAGATTTTGCTTAGATTGTGTGGAGATTGGACAGATATGTTCTTTGTGGTTTCATGCAAAACAGTTTCTGATGCCATTcaaagtgagaaaaacagaacactCCTGACGGAAATagatgttttttcccccctacaCATACGTTTgtgtacaaacaaaacaatacacaaaatgtacataaagtgaatTATTCGTGTGCAGATATGCAGAGACGGGTATCGCAGGTATGCAAAGGTAATGATGACACAGCTACATCATGAATGActtcctgcttttatttgtaaaacattttttaagatGAAGTTACTGCTCTTGTGCTAAGTTTTCTGTTTCACTCAATGGCTAAGTAATAGTAATTTAAAAGGGATCAGGTGGAAAAATCTGTGTACCTATAGAGGCATCTGCAGATGAAAGATAAGGTGACATGgtcacacactcccacacacacttcctcttcgTGGTTCATCTTAAATATAGATCTGAAAGAGAACACATTCAGCTCTTTAGAGCAATTGCTGTTATGTGTTACTGTATATGAACACAAGGGGTGAGACGCACATGTTGTTCCTTGTACGTTTAATGGCAAAATAACagaggacaaaataaaatatttacaacacTTAGTAACATGTAAACACAATCTTCTGTACAAAGAAATATACatgcaaaagtaaaaatgaCTCATAATAAGACATTCAAAATGACATTGCTGCAGTCTTGTCTATTACACCCATAGGCTATGTCTAGTCtatgtgtatttaaaatatgaCATAGTTATGAGGTTTTACATCCTGGGCATGCGTAAACCGCCCAATCCTCTCTGTACATCTTTACATCATGAACAGGCTGAGTTTCCCAAAGCCATTTGATTACTTGGATCTTATTTTTCACAACAAGGCTGTCAGAGGAATTCATGAACTGATAATGGGAATGATTTTGGGAAACCCAGGCCCATACCAATAAatagaaatgacacaaaatgagAGACAGACTGTATACACAAAAAGTTCAACTCAACACgttattgactttttttttcttcaacattaAATCAGATCTTCTGACAGTAATTTGAACAACCTTGAAATAAAAGTACAATCAATGCACATTTTCAGTGTCACCCACCTCTCTAGGTTGACTCAATCAACTGGcactttaaaaaaagttttcaacaaCTCCTTAACCTAAAGGCATCAGCtcatttgaacaaaaaaaactggAAGAGATCCCCTTCACGGCAGAAACCTGTTAATGCTGATGGATGCCTATCAAAGGGGTGTATTTGAGATGTAAGTGGCGCTCTATTTGGGCGTCTCCTAAAAAGCATGATTAATTTCCCCATCATTTCAAATCCCCATGGGATGGGCCAAAATGAGACATTTCTCCAGCTCTCACTTGGTAAAAGAATTGACCAAGTGTGTCTCCACGACGTTGATGCTAAAAAATCTAGCAACATACACCAGCATCTAGctacaaaagcaaaaaaatgaaataaaataaacctcaCACAGTAAACCACTTTGTATACAGCTTGAAAAAAGACAAGTGACGTATTAGTTTTTTCAGCAATATACCACCAAACAATTTCTAATTACAGTacaataagaataaataaagccaGACTGAACCTATGTAAACACTCACATGTCTGGGTTCAGTGTGCTGTTATACCTTAACATGAGAaatcataaaaaacacattttagcagGAAAAGAAATCATCAACTTTGGTATTgttacagaaaagaaagaaagaaagaaaaaaaaaaaaagcaatggcaAAATGAATGCGTAAGTGCCTATACTTTATAGATACACGTTTTTATACATTATTTCTGAAAACCCTCCTCTTGGTTGTGGGTTTTGCAGATATTAATACTGAACTTAATACATAAGAGTTAACACAATACAGACATCTATCGCAGTACCAGATACGTACATGCCTTTTTAAGAATACGGCTACAACACAAGTCTTCATAAATAGTTGCATAAATGTTAAAGCTGCAACATTGCACATGGGAGTTGATGCAAAATGAGCGCATTTGATTTGAGTGTAAATCTGGCAGCTGACGGTCTGCAGGAAGTCTGAGCAGCTGCATGGGCCCACTAATATTAGATATAGCTTTCGTTCATCTCAGACAAATtctttaaagaaagaaaggcaggaATACATTATTTACAAATAAGGCAGATGGAGATGGAAATCTGAAAAGCAAtgccaaataaatgtaatgctttttaaattgaatttctcAATTTAAGAACCAGAATGATCTCACCTTTCAAACTAAAAACGAGCAAACTATTGCACTGAATGTagctaaaatgtgtttctggaaaacatGGTTTTGGTCTTCATATAGAATAAATGGACCCCACTGATGGGTGCCACTTTAACACATCttatttctcttgttttctttctgttcactAACAAACCTTTGTTTTCCAAAAGGTATGAATAAAGACAGTTCTCTGTTTCCTCACTGTACAtggtttcatttacaaaaaGTAATCTctcattacaaaaaaacatttttatgtgtttaacCGAAAGCAGCCTGAATTACTCTTAATATACAgttttctattttctctgtttAACACTGTCCAAAACGCAAGACTTGCTCACGTTGGCTTGTTGAGAAAGCTTGGTTTCCTCCCTGTTAGGTCAAGGATCAGAATCTCAAATAGACTCCAATAGTTTGTCTGTTGTGCCGGCATAACTACAGTATGCCAAGGTTAAGGACATGGGGAGAGTCAAAGGGTTTATCAGCAGagtagtcagtcagtcagcagcagcatgaattCTGTGGCTTTGTGAGGGAAAAGGAAATGTTCATGGACATGCTGCTGGTGGTTCTCTCAGCAGGTGTGAACCATGTTACTCATCTGCTTGAGTTTCCTGGGCAGGCATGAATTCCCTCTGTACATTAACAAGGCAGGAACCAGTGGCTGCAGTACATCCAGTTTGTCTCACCTCGGCAGAGTGACTTGCTAGTCAGATGTGGTTGGCAAGACGGCTTTGTAGAAAGGCCTTAATGGTTCCAATGGGCCGAACGTCGTTCTGGTGTTTTCGCCGTTCAATGAAGGAAATGAGCCTGGAAGTGTCCAGATGGGCTGTGTGGTGATTCGGAGATGGTGGTTGCAAGTGATTTAAGGTGGCATGTCCTAGCTCTCTGTTTATCACACCTCGAGGTAGGAGCCAGGGCTCCTGCAAGCAGGCCGCTGCGGAGGGCCGTCGCTCCGGCTCACCCTGAAGCAGCAGGCGAACAAAGTCCCTGGCAGCTGGGCTCACACCCTGGAAGTAGTCTTCAGGGAAACTGAAGTCCAGGCGACAGATGTTCAGACACGTCTCCTCCAAACTCTCATCCAGGAAGGGAGAGGCACCGCTTAGTATAACATAGGTCACCACTCCTGTAAAACATGGAGTAAATTCATCAATCAACAATTACCACCAGGGCAGTCAGATATGTGTATAATGTTATTCCCAAGTTACCTAAACTCCAGAGGTCAGACATCAGTGAGGCAGGCTGACCCAGGACAATTTCAGGAGCAGAGAACTCTGGGCTCCCCAGGAGAGGATGGATGTAGGGAGAGGGAGGACTCAGCTGAGCGGCGTCACCGAAGTCTGTCAGCTTGATTACAGGCTGACAAGATGCATGCTCTACTACAATGTTCTCAGGCTGCAGGAAGAAGTAGGAGGTTGACATTTTAATGCCAGATAGTAACAGTAGGGAAACCAAAGGTGATGAAAACGACCCATAAGAAGTCTCTGTCAGGATTCAGACCCAGAATGGCGTAGTTCAGATACCCAGAGAAACAGCCTCGTTTATGATACCACATCAACAGAAATGTAATGAGTCTGCTAATTCTTTACAGGAGATTGAcaatattttattctgaaaagaaCTTAAAAAGGCAGCTCATCTTTAGAACTATCATCTGATACAATTTAATGATCAAAGAAGTTTAATTTCGTATTTCTACACTGACCCACAAATAGAACTTCCCTGATAGGCTGGAACAATGCTCAATTCTCAGGAAGGTAACAGTTAAAGTAGTTACTTTGAGATCAAGATGTGCTATTCCCCAGCCGTGCAGATAGTGGAGAGCTTCAAGAATATCTCTGAGGTAGAGAGCCACTTTCTCCTCTGTCAAATTTCCCCAGCTCACTATATAGTCCATGAAACGCCCCTGGTCTGCCCTGAAGATGGAAACACATTCACAATggtcatttctttttattgaacaacaacaaccggGAGTCACACCAGTTGCATGGAAACACTACTTTACTTACATCTCAAGCACAAGCACGTAACTGTTGGCCGTCTCATAAGTGTCCAGCAGTTTGACCAGGTTGGGATGGTCCAGAGTCTGTAGGAGTCTGATCTCCTGCACCACCTGTTCCCGACGCAACAGCTTCTTGTTGACGTGTTTTGCTGCAACTGTGCGCTTACTCCCTCTCTGGTCACACCGCTTTGTCACTGAGAACCGGCCCCTGGGGAAGATAAATGGCATTTTGAAGAATATCTGACTTTCAATTTTCGGCATGTTCTATTAATGTTACATGTTGAGATCAATGGCTCTCAAGGCTTTATCTGTTTCAAATTCTGAAAGTCAACCAATCAGGAGGAAGAAATTTCAAGTCCTCCACATCCAAATAGCTTTTGGTCTTTACCTCTATGTCAACATTAGCATATTTACCACCACTAATAGTAACAGTCAAATTGAAAAGGTATCAGCTTTGATCTGGTCAATGAGCACCATATGACATATGCCAAACAGGGAAGTGAGTGGGACTGTCATACACCCTTACCTTCCTAGTTCGGTGATCTCTGTATAGTGAGACTCAAAGCTGCCTTTCCAGAGGACTTCACTGCCATTGTCAGGGATTCCTGAGAACACATTTTGTATTCAGAGTGGGTATGAATATACTAACCACTACTAACCATTTATTCCAAAGCAATTTCAGTTCATTCTAAAGTATGCAGTGCTTTATCAGATATGGCCCTAACTGAGTTGGAGTGAGCACCACTACCTACCAATTAATGAAGCTTTTGAGAATTTGTATGATAACACAAGTCTCACCTGAGACTCTGAGGCTGG from Echeneis naucrates chromosome 6, fEcheNa1.1, whole genome shotgun sequence encodes:
- the LOC115045468 gene encoding C-C chemokine receptor type 5-like isoform X2 — translated: MAANFSAVSGPTSWENTSVVTDVSGLSSFTDYESYDDYLDGAYGMCKYERHGAVFLPILYTIFFLLGLLGNSLVIWVIVKGVRLRSMTDVSLLNLAIADLLLVCCLPFLAHQARDQWIFGDIMCKLVLGTYHIVLYCGIFFICLMSIDRYLAIVHAIYAIRARTRSFGLMAAAVTWIAGFLASFPDVMFIEQQQSSRNLTCFCLPAYPSNGNSSSLHFWSVFSLFKMNVLGLLVPTVIMGFCYSQIIYRLMHSQSSKKQAIQLVVIVVAVFLCCWVPYNIASFFKALELQHIYLSCESSKAIQLALQVTEAIAYSHSCLNPILYVFVGEKFRKHLLRLTNRNTCVMCQVIKDCIPQDRITGSLYTQTSTVEERSYAV
- the LOC115045468 gene encoding C-C chemokine receptor type 5-like isoform X1, with protein sequence MNRNWVISTVFCPQKVGHVFIFCRRLIMAANFSAVSGPTSWENTSVVTDVSGLSSFTDYESYDDYLDGAYGMCKYERHGAVFLPILYTIFFLLGLLGNSLVIWVIVKGVRLRSMTDVSLLNLAIADLLLVCCLPFLAHQARDQWIFGDIMCKLVLGTYHIVLYCGIFFICLMSIDRYLAIVHAIYAIRARTRSFGLMAAAVTWIAGFLASFPDVMFIEQQQSSRNLTCFCLPAYPSNGNSSSLHFWSVFSLFKMNVLGLLVPTVIMGFCYSQIIYRLMHSQSSKKQAIQLVVIVVAVFLCCWVPYNIASFFKALELQHIYLSCESSKAIQLALQVTEAIAYSHSCLNPILYVFVGEKFRKHLLRLTNRNTCVMCQVIKDCIPQDRITGSLYTQTSTVEERSYAV